A genome region from Hevea brasiliensis isolate MT/VB/25A 57/8 chromosome 9, ASM3005281v1, whole genome shotgun sequence includes the following:
- the LOC110667599 gene encoding early nodulin-like protein 8: protein MANLRSPRSLVLPIYAFQLFLLAQIQVSCYQYKVGDLDAWSIPTSANPQVYSFWSKYHTFQIGDSLLFLYPPSQDSVIQVTEQNYNFCNLTDPLLYMNNGNSLFNITTHGVFYFTSGVPGHCEKKQKLRISVLSGNGSAYSPSYGPSALPDTAAPSYPTVFGTIPLPPSSSPTNRFSIFLSVVIGAAISAMIDGFM from the exons ATGGCCAATCTTAGAAGTCCTAGATCCCTGGTCCTGCCAATCTATGCTTTTCAGTTATTTTTGCTGGCGCAAATCCAAGTCTCTTGCTACCAGTACAAGGTTGGAGATTTAGATGCTTGGAGTATTCCCACTTCGGCAAACCCACAAGTCTACTCTTTTTGGTCCAAATACCACACCTTCCAGATTGGAGATTCTCTCT TGTTCTTATACCCACCAAGTcaagattcagtgattcaagtcACAGAACAAAACTACAACTTCTGCAACCTGACAGATCCGCTCTTGTACATGAACAATGGCAACTCTTTATTTAACATCACTACACACGGGGTGTTCTACTTCACCAGTGGGGTTCCAGGGCACTGTGAAAAGAAGCAGAAACTACGCATATCTGTGCTTTCTGGGAATGGTTCAGCCTACTCTCCCTCTTATGGTCCTAGTGCATTACCAGACACTGCAGCACCCTCATACCCCACAGTGTTTGGCACAATCCCATTGCCGCCTTCTTCTTCACCAACAAACAGATTTTCAATATTCTTATCTGTTGTTATCGGCGCAGCGATTTCTGCAATGATCGATGGCTTCATGTGA
- the LOC110667620 gene encoding uncharacterized protein LOC110667620 encodes MEIFYFMVFGCLAAVVAALELSKANRDRINTSPAFNAFKNNYLVVYSLMMAGDWLQGPYVYYLYSQYGFGKGEIGQLFIAGFGSSMLFGTIVGSLADKQGRRRACVTYCITYILSCITKHSPEYKVLMLGRVLGGIATSLLFSAFESWLVAEHFKRGFDQQWLSMTFSKAIFLGNGLVAIMSGLFGNLLLVDNLGLGPVSPFDAAACFLAIGMAIIVSTWTENYGDTSENKDLLAQFKVAAVAIASDEKIALLGAIQSLFEGSMYTFVFLWTPALSPNSEDIPHGFIFATFMLASMLGSSIASRLLACSSPKVESYMQIVFVISAASLLLPVMTSFLVVANGEKGGGISFSGCIQLLGFCTFESCVGIFWPSIMKMRSQYIPEEARSTIMNFFRIPLNIFVCVVLYNVDAFPIIVMFGMCSIFLFVASLLQRRLLVIAESQKSRSQDWTVMREMEAEPLNA; translated from the exons ATGGAGATTTTCTACTTCATGGTATTTGGTTGCCTAGCGGCCGTGGTGGCAGCGCTTGAGCTCAGCAAAGCAAACCGAGATCGTATTAATACATCTCCTGCTTTCAATGCCTTCAAGAACAATTACCTAGTTGTTTATTCCCTCATGATGG CTGGGGATTGGTTGCAGGGTCCATATGTGTACTACTTGTACAGTCAGTATGGGTTTGGAAAGGGAGAGATTGGCCAGCTCTTTATTGCTGGCTTTGGATCTTCTATGCTATTTGGGACAATTGTTGGTTCTCTTGCTGATAAGCA GGGTCGAAGGAGAGCATGTGTTACTTACTGCATAACTTACATTCTGAGCTGCATCACCAAGCATTCTCCTGAGTACAAAGTCTTAATGTTGGGACGTGTATTGGGAGGCATTGCCACTTCTCTACTTTTTTCAGCATTTGAGTCTTGGCTTGTTGCAGAACACTTTAAG AGGGGTTTTGACCAACAATGGTTGTCAATGACATTCTCAAAAGCAATATTTCTTGGCAATGGTTTAGTTGCCATTATGTCTGGGTTGTTCGGTAATCTTCTACTAGTGGATAACTTGGGCCTTGGTCCTGTTTCTCCATTTGATGCTGCTGCTTGCTTTCTTGCAATTGGTATGGCTATCATAGTGTCAACATGGACTGAAAATTATGGAGACACTTCAGAAAATAAGGACTTGCTTGCCCAATTCAAGGTTGCTGCTGTAGCCATTGCTTCTG ATGAGAAAATTGCATTGTTGGGTGCCATACAGTCCCTATTCGAAGGTTCAATGTACACCTTTGTGTTCCTTTGGACTCCTGCTCTAAGCCCAAACAGTGAGGACATTCCTCATGGTTTCATTTTTGCAACATTCATGCTGGCTTCGATGTTGGGAAGCTCCATTGCATCTCGACTGCTGGCTTGCTCATCCCCCAAAGTTGAGAGCTATATGCAGATTGTTTTTGTAATATCTGCAGCTTCACTTCTGCTTCCTGTTATGACAAGT TTCTTGGTAGTTGCAAATGGGGAGAAAGGTGGAGGCATCTCATTTTCAGGGTGTATCCAGCTTCTTGGCTTCTGCACTTTTGAGTCATGTGTGGGTATTTTCTGGCCATCTATCATGAAGATGAGGTCCCAATATATTCCTGAGGAGGCTAGAAGCACCATCATGAATTTCTTCCGCATTCCTCTCAACATATTTGTTTGTGTTGTGTTGTACAAT GTTGATGCCTTTCCCATTATTGTCATGTTTGGCATGTGCTCCATTTTCCTATTTGTGGCATCTCTTTTGCAGAGACGGCTTCTGGTTATTGCAGAAAGCCAAAAATCAA GATCACAAGATTGGACAGTAATGAGAGAGATGGAAGCAGAGCCATTAAATGCTTGA